AATTTAAAAGAGAAAGGTGAAAAAGATGTATTATATAGGTGTAGACATTGGAGGAACAGGCATACAAGCAGGTGTGGTTGATAATCAAGGAAAGATACTTTTTAGAACAGAATGTAAAACTGTGATTGAAAAGGGATTTGAAGGAATATTAGATGATATAAAAATAATGATTGATAAACTGTTAGAAGAAAACAATCTAAATATGGGAGATATAAAATCTATTGGATTTGGTGTACCTGGATTTATAAATAAAAAAGGGTTAGTAACTTGTGTAAACTTAAAATGGGATGGAAAAGATTTTAAGAATGAACTTAAAAGAAGATTTCCAAATATAGAAGTTAATGGCGAGAATGATGCAACAGTAGCAGCACTTGGAGAATCAATGTTTGGAAGTATGAAAGGTGCAGATGTTGGAGTTTTATATACTTTAGGAACTGGAGTAGGTGGAGGAATAGTAATTAATAAAAAAGTTTTTTCTGGAGCACATGGATTAGGCTCAGAAATAGGGCATCAAGTAATAGGAGAAAACTATTTTGATTGTAACTGTGGAAATAATGGTTGTGTGGAAACTTTCTGTTCAGCAACTGCCATTATAAAGTATTCTCAAAAACTTATACAAGAAGGTAGAAAAAGCAGGATTTTAGATTTAGCAGAAGGAGATTTAGAAAACATAAATGCAAAGATGGTGTTTGATGCATATAGAGAAAATGATATTGTTGCGATTGAAGTAATAACTAGATTTAAAACTTATTTAGCAAAAACATTTGCAAATACAGTAAATACATTAGACCCAGAAATTATATCAATTGGAGGCGGAGTTTCTAAAGCAAGTGATATAATACTTGATGGAATTGAAGACTTGGTGAGAAAGTTTATTTTATACAAAAAAGAAGATATAGCAAAAATTGTATGTGCAACCTTAGGTTCAGATGCGGGAATTATAGGAGCAGCCTTTTTATAAGATAAAAGAATCAAAAAGATTGGGGGTATGATATATGAGTAAGATAAATGCTAAAAGAACTCTTTTTTTAGTAGCTATAGGCTCAGGAACTATGTTGAATCCTCTTAATTCATCTATGATTTCGCTTGCTTTACATAGCATACAAAACGATTTTCATATTAGTTTTACAACTGTGTCTTGGATGGTTTCAGCATTTTACTTAGCTAGTGCTATTGCACAGCCAGTTTCAGGAAAGATTGGAGATTTAATAGGTAGAAAAGTTTTATTTTTAAGTGGTTTAATACTCGTAAGTTTTTCAGCATTTATGGTACCATTTACTCAATCATTCTTTGTATTGATTTTTATAAGAGTAATTCAAGCTATTGGAACAAGTACATTGTATCCATCTGGAGTTGCTCTTATACAAAATAATATAAAGGAAAGACAATCTTCTGCATTAGCAGTTTTAACTATTTTCGCTTCAACTACAGCAGGGTTAGGGCCAACTCTAGGTGGAGTATTGCTTGACTTAGGAGGATGGCATGCTATATTTCTTGTAAATATACCAATTGTGATGGTTGCCATCTGCCTAGGATATTTTTTATTTCCAAAAGAAGTAAAAGAGAAAAAAAGTATAAAAGAAACTTTTAAGAATGTTTTATCGAGATTAGACATTGTTGGTATAGTTTTATTTTCAGTTGCAATGATTTTTATATTACTATTCTTATTGTCAGCTAAGGAGTCTTTTAATTTAGAGCAATTTGTACTAGGATTAATTTTGATGTGCATTTTTATTTGGCATGAATTGAGAACGAGATTACCCTTTATAGATATTAAACTTTTTTTGAGTAATCCTAAGCTATCAAAGGTATATTTACAATTTATTATATTAAATTTCTTCAATTATATATTATTTTTTGGTCTTCCAAGTTATTTTCAAGATGCGCTACATTATAGTGCTAAATCAACTGGACTATTTATGTTGTTCATGTCTGGTATAGGAATTTTCATATCTCCATTGACTGGGAAATGGATAGACAAATCTGGAACTAGAGTACCTCTTATAATGTCATCAATTTTTATGCTGATTAGCGCAATGCTTCTTTCAGTAATTTTTATTCAAATACCAGTAATAGGCAAGGGGATAATTTTATCATTAGCAGGTATTAGTTATGGAATTGGTAATGTAGCCTTACAATCTTCAATGTTTAAAGAAAGTCCTCCTGATAGTATAGGTACAGCCTCTGGTCTTTTTCAAACTAGCCGTTATTTAGGTTCTATTTTTGCAACTGTATTGCTTGGAATGGTATTTGAAGCAACTATAACATCAGGACAATTTAAAATATTAGGATATGTTATGGTTATTTTAGGTACAATAAGTTTTTTATTGAATTTTGTTTTAAAGAAAGAATTAGGAAAAGTAAAATAGTGGATTTATGGATTTAATAGGTTTAGTATCTAATAAATTTGAAAATATTATTTGTAAAACATGATTGATTGGATATTCATAAACTTGAAATACAGAATACTTTATAGGTATACAATATTCTGAATTAAAATTAAGCAGAAATTTGAACTAATACCTGAAATTTCTGCTTAATTTAGTAGTTAAATTTTTTTATATAGAAAATAAGATTTTACATTTAGATAAAAAATCATTGCGTTCTCAAAGTTTTTTAAATCAAGGTTGAGTATTTCATTAATTTTTTCTAGCCTATATACTAGTGTATTTCTATGTAAAAACATATCACTAGATGTTTTAGAGATGTTTAAGTCATTACTTATAAATTTTATTCCTGTATATAGAAGTTCTTCATCAATAGACTTTATCTTATTGAAGTCTATCAATCTATTAAGGGCTTCATCTTTGTTAATTAAATCTAAAGTTTTATATCTAATGAGGTCAAATAAATTTAAAAATTTATCTTTAGCATTATCTCTTACAATATGAGGTAGTAAATCAGAGCATAATTGTAATCTAAAATTAAAATCAGATTTGTTATCCAACTCTCCAAGATAGAAAATATAAGTACTTTGATAGGTTTCAGTTTCAATTATATTTTGTGTAGTGACATTAATGTCTAAATTATATTTAGAGTTTACTACAAAAAAACTACTATGTTGCATTATATTTATATCATCATATAAGTTATAAAAAATACCTTTTAGATATTCAAAATCTATATGTGGTTGATAAATTAAATAAAAGTGACCACTTAGATTATCAAAGTTATTTTCATCTAAAAAATCAATAACATAAACAGTATCATTAAAAGTAACTAAATGACTATTGGCATCTAAACTTTGATTTTTATAAGGGTAAATATTTATTTTTTTATTGAGTTGTTTTTCAAAAAAACTTTTCAAGTCTTCCATAAGGTCTCCTTAGAAATAAGATTATACTCTTATCTTATAGCTAAGTCAGTTTCTTTGTCAAATAAGTGTATTCTATTATTATCAACTGAAAGAGTTAAACTATCACCAACATCAACTCTATTTTTGCTGTCAAATCGAATTGTTATTGTATTTACATCTAATTTTAAATGAGCATAAGTCTCTGCACCCATAAGTTCTTTTATTTCAACTGTTGATTTAAAGCAAGTATCTTGATTAGCTTTAACAAAAATATCTTCTATATGTATATCTTCTGGTCTAATACCCATAATAACTTCTTTTCCAATATAGTTGTCTTTTATCAAATCATAGTGTTTTTCTCTATTTAATTTTATCTTAATGTATTTGTTTTTAGCATATATTTCTTCATTCTCTTCTATTAATGTGACATTAATAAAGTTCATTTGTGGAGCTCCAATAAATCCTGCAACAAATACATTAGCTGGATAGTCGTATACATCTTGTGGAGTTGCAATCTGTTGTACCACACCATCTTTCATTACCACTATTCTATCAGCCATAGTCATAGCTTCAACTTGGTCATGTGTTACATAGATAAATGTAGTTCCAAGTTGCTGATGTAACTTAGTTATTTCTGTTCTCATGGCGGTTCTCAGTTTTGCATCTAAATTAGATAAAGGTTCATCCATTAAGAATACCTTAGGGTTTCTAACTATTGCACGCCCTAGAGCAACTCTTTGTCTCTGACCTCCAGATAATGTTTTAGGTTTTTTATCTAAAAGAGAGACTAAATCCAATATTCTAGCAGCTTCTTTAACTTTTTTATCTATTTCATCTTTTGGCATTTTTCTAAGTTTAAGTGCAAATGCCATATTTTCATAAACAGATAAGTGAGGGTATAAAGCATAATTTTGAAAAACCATTGCTATATCTCTATCTTTTGGTTCTATATCATTGACAAGTTTATCTCCTATATATAATTCTCCAGAAGATATCTCTTCAAGACCAGCAATCATTCTGAGTGTTGTTGATTTACCACAACCAGATGGTCCTACTAAAACGATGAATTCCTTATCTTTAATATCTATATTTATATTTTTTACTGCATTAAATCCATTAGAATAAAGTTTTGATATATCTTTTAAGATTACTTCTGACATTGTAATTCTCCTTAATAATTTAAATTTTAATTATATAATATCAGATGATTTTATTGTAGGGAACATATAAAATAACCAAAAATTTTTGTTTAAAATGTATATCTTGGTGATTTATATATAATAAATATAATATGAACTATTTAAAATATATTATATGGAAAAGTATAATCAAGTAAAGTGATAAAAATAAGTTAGACAATTTATTATAAAGTAAGTAAATTTACTCTACTATATATAAACTAATAAAAAATTTATAAAACAAAAAAGTATGATATTTATGATATAATAAAAGTTATGGAAAAATAGGAAAATTAATATAGAAAAGAGAGGTAAACTTATGAATAATTGGATAGAAATAACTATAAAAACAACAACAGAAGCAGTTGAGCCAATAACAAATATACTATATGAACAAGGAGCTGGAGGTGCTGTAATAGAAGACCCAAAAGATTTCTTATTTCAAAAGAAAAATGAATTAGATTGGGATTATGTAGAAGAAGAAGTATTTAAAAAGAACGAAGAAGATGATGTACTAATAAAGACGTATGTGTCAGAAGAAAAAAATGTAATGGAATTTGTCGAAATTATAAAGCAAAAAGTTTTAGGTCTAAAAGATTTTGGTATAGATATAGGTGAAGGAAGTGTGTCATTAGACCAAGTAAATGAAGCTGACTGGGCAAATGCATGGAAAGCATACTATAAACCAACAAAAGTAGGACAAAGGGTAGTAGTAAAACCTACGTGGGAAGATTACAATATGCAAGAAGGGGATTTGATAATAGAGCTTGACCCTGGTATGGCCTTTGGGACAGGAACACATGAGACTACTAGTATGTGTATTAGAGAATTAGAGAAATATGTAAATAAAGATTCTAAAGTATTTGATATTGGTTGTGGTAGCGGAATTCTTGCAATAGCAGCAGCTAAATTAGGAGCAAAAGAAGTTGTAGCTGTAGATTTAGACGAAGTTGCAGTAAAAGTTGCAAAAGAAAATGTGATTGAAAATAAAGTTGAAGAAAATGTATCTGTAATGCATGGTAATTTAACCGATGTAATAAAAGATAAAGCTGATGTTATAGTTGCAAATATAATAGCTGATATAATAAAAATACTTGCAAAAGATGTGCAAAACTTTATGAAAGAGGATGCTATATTCATATCTTCAGGTATAATTTTGGACAAAGTAGAGGAAGTTAAAGAAAGTTTAGTCGAAAATAGATTTGAAATAGTTGAGGTTCAAAAACTAGGTGAATGGTCGGCAATAGTTTCTAAACTGAAAAAGTAAAAGGCATGGTGGAGTATAATGGATAGATTCTTTGTTGAAAAAAATAATATAAATTTACAAGACAAAGCCTGCATTATAGAAGGTGAAGATGTAAAACATATTTCAAAAGTTTTAAGATGTAAACTAGGAGAAAAACTTGAAATATGTGATAAAGATAATAGTGAGTACATTTGTGAGATAACAAATATAGAAAAAAACATGGTTAATTTAAAAATTTTAGAAGAAGTTGATATAAATAGAGAATCTAAACTTAAGGTAAAGTTATATCAAGGTCTTCCAAAAGCTCCAAAAATGGAAATGATACTTCAAAAATTAACTGAAGTAGGTGTAGATGAAATAATATTAGTTCAAACTAAGAGAAGTGTTGCTAAAGTTGATGATAAAAAAGAAGATAAAAAATTTGAACGTTGGGAAAGAATAATTTATGAAGCTGCAAAGCAAAGTAAAAGAGGCAAAATCCCAAAATTAAGAGGTGTTTTAAGTTTCAAAGAAGCTTTAGAAGATATGAAAAAAAATGATGTAAATATTTGCCCTTATGAAAATGAAAGAACTGTCTCAATAAAACAAGTACTTAAAAATTGTGACTCGAATATGGATAGAGTTGGAATTTTTGTAGGGCCAGAGGGTGGTTTTGATGAGGAAGAAATAGGACAGGTTCAAAAAGATAATT
This sequence is a window from Clostridioides difficile. Protein-coding genes within it:
- the prmA gene encoding 50S ribosomal protein L11 methyltransferase yields the protein MNNWIEITIKTTTEAVEPITNILYEQGAGGAVIEDPKDFLFQKKNELDWDYVEEEVFKKNEEDDVLIKTYVSEEKNVMEFVEIIKQKVLGLKDFGIDIGEGSVSLDQVNEADWANAWKAYYKPTKVGQRVVVKPTWEDYNMQEGDLIIELDPGMAFGTGTHETTSMCIRELEKYVNKDSKVFDIGCGSGILAIAAAKLGAKEVVAVDLDEVAVKVAKENVIENKVEENVSVMHGNLTDVIKDKADVIVANIIADIIKILAKDVQNFMKEDAIFISSGIILDKVEEVKESLVENRFEIVEVQKLGEWSAIVSKLKK
- a CDS encoding MFS transporter — its product is MSKINAKRTLFLVAIGSGTMLNPLNSSMISLALHSIQNDFHISFTTVSWMVSAFYLASAIAQPVSGKIGDLIGRKVLFLSGLILVSFSAFMVPFTQSFFVLIFIRVIQAIGTSTLYPSGVALIQNNIKERQSSALAVLTIFASTTAGLGPTLGGVLLDLGGWHAIFLVNIPIVMVAICLGYFLFPKEVKEKKSIKETFKNVLSRLDIVGIVLFSVAMIFILLFLLSAKESFNLEQFVLGLILMCIFIWHELRTRLPFIDIKLFLSNPKLSKVYLQFIILNFFNYILFFGLPSYFQDALHYSAKSTGLFMLFMSGIGIFISPLTGKWIDKSGTRVPLIMSSIFMLISAMLLSVIFIQIPVIGKGIILSLAGISYGIGNVALQSSMFKESPPDSIGTASGLFQTSRYLGSIFATVLLGMVFEATITSGQFKILGYVMVILGTISFLLNFVLKKELGKVK
- a CDS encoding 16S rRNA (uracil(1498)-N(3))-methyltransferase, translating into MDRFFVEKNNINLQDKACIIEGEDVKHISKVLRCKLGEKLEICDKDNSEYICEITNIEKNMVNLKILEEVDINRESKLKVKLYQGLPKAPKMEMILQKLTEVGVDEIILVQTKRSVAKVDDKKEDKKFERWERIIYEAAKQSKRGKIPKLRGVLSFKEALEDMKKNDVNICPYENERTVSIKQVLKNCDSNMDRVGIFVGPEGGFDEEEIGQVQKDNCSIVSLGPRILRTETASVVASTIALYELSDLGGE
- a CDS encoding ROK family protein, coding for MYYIGVDIGGTGIQAGVVDNQGKILFRTECKTVIEKGFEGILDDIKIMIDKLLEENNLNMGDIKSIGFGVPGFINKKGLVTCVNLKWDGKDFKNELKRRFPNIEVNGENDATVAALGESMFGSMKGADVGVLYTLGTGVGGGIVINKKVFSGAHGLGSEIGHQVIGENYFDCNCGNNGCVETFCSATAIIKYSQKLIQEGRKSRILDLAEGDLENINAKMVFDAYRENDIVAIEVITRFKTYLAKTFANTVNTLDPEIISIGGGVSKASDIILDGIEDLVRKFILYKKEDIAKIVCATLGSDAGIIGAAFL
- a CDS encoding helix-turn-helix domain-containing protein, which encodes MEDLKSFFEKQLNKKINIYPYKNQSLDANSHLVTFNDTVYVIDFLDENNFDNLSGHFYLIYQPHIDFEYLKGIFYNLYDDINIMQHSSFFVVNSKYNLDINVTTQNIIETETYQSTYIFYLGELDNKSDFNFRLQLCSDLLPHIVRDNAKDKFLNLFDLIRYKTLDLINKDEALNRLIDFNKIKSIDEELLYTGIKFISNDLNISKTSSDMFLHRNTLVYRLEKINEILNLDLKNFENAMIFYLNVKSYFLYKKI
- the ugpC gene encoding sn-glycerol-3-phosphate ABC transporter ATP-binding protein UgpC produces the protein MSEVILKDISKLYSNGFNAVKNINIDIKDKEFIVLVGPSGCGKSTTLRMIAGLEEISSGELYIGDKLVNDIEPKDRDIAMVFQNYALYPHLSVYENMAFALKLRKMPKDEIDKKVKEAARILDLVSLLDKKPKTLSGGQRQRVALGRAIVRNPKVFLMDEPLSNLDAKLRTAMRTEITKLHQQLGTTFIYVTHDQVEAMTMADRIVVMKDGVVQQIATPQDVYDYPANVFVAGFIGAPQMNFINVTLIEENEEIYAKNKYIKIKLNREKHYDLIKDNYIGKEVIMGIRPEDIHIEDIFVKANQDTCFKSTVEIKELMGAETYAHLKLDVNTITIRFDSKNRVDVGDSLTLSVDNNRIHLFDKETDLAIR